A single genomic interval of Zingiber officinale cultivar Zhangliang chromosome 4A, Zo_v1.1, whole genome shotgun sequence harbors:
- the LOC121971844 gene encoding mitochondrial import inner membrane translocase subunit TIM17-2-like — MGTPETSREPCPDRILDDVGGAFGMGAVGGSAFHFIKGLYNSPNGERLTGGVQAVRMNAPRVGGSFAVWGGLFSTFDCSMVYLRQKEDPWNSILAGAATGGFLQMRQGAGPAARSALFGGILLALIEGAGIMLNRVLSVPQNLPPLEDPNVPVTPPNIASVIPYNAPASGLQHVPFQLDSSDSTSSSSSSSSSWFGGFFGGGKKQEENDSKRGGSKAEVLESFDTPSTPPPKFEYR; from the coding sequence ATGGGCACGCCGGAGACATCGCGAGAGCCCTGCCCCGACCGTATTCTGGACGATGTCGGCGGTGCGTTCGGCATGGGTGCGGTCGGTGGCTCCGCCTTCCACTTCATCAAGGGCCTCTACAACTCCCCCAACGGAGAGCGCCTCACCGGAGGCGTCCAGGCCGTCCGCATGAACGCCCCCCGAGTCGGGGGCAGCTTTGCCGTCTGGGGCGGCCtcttctccaccttcgattgttCAATGGTCTATCTCCGCCAGAAGGAGGACCCCTGGAACTCGATCCTTGCGGGAGCCGCCACTGGAGGGTTCCTCCAGATGCGCCAGGGTGCAGGTCCTGCCGCTCGGTCTGCTCTCTTCGGTGGCATCCTACTCGCTCTCATCGAGGGCGCCGGCATAATGCTCAATCGCGTTCTCAGTGTCCCACAGAACCTGCCTCCCTTGGAGGATCCCAATGTCCCAGTTACCCCTCCTAACATTGCTTCAGTTATCCCGTATAATGCCCCTGCTTCGGGGTTACAGCACGTGCCCTTCCAACTTGATTCCTCTGACAGCACTTCGTCTTCCTCTTCATCTTCGTCAAGCTGGTTTGGAGGGTTTTTTGGCGGTGGTAAAAAGCAGGAAGAAAACGATTCAAAAAGAGGAGGCAGCAAGGCAGAGGTGTTGGAGAGCTTTGACACACCAAGCACACCACCTCCAAAGTTCGAGTACAGATAA